The Halobacillus ihumii genomic sequence GAACACAATCAAAAAGTCCGTCCAGTTGTTATTCACCGTGCTGTCTTTGGATCAATTGATCGCTTTCTAGGTATTTTAATTGAGCACTTTGGTGGTTCATTCCCAACTTGGTTAGCGCCAGTGCAAGTGAAGGTGATACCTGTATCAAATGAAATCCATAGGGATTATGTGGAAGAGATTACACAAAAATTAAAGCATGATGAATTGAGAGTTGAACCTGACCTACGCGAAGAAAAACTTGGCTATAAAATAAGGGAAGCTCAAATTAAGAAGGTTCCCTATATTCTAGTTGTAGGGGATAATGAACTTGAAAATAAATCCATTAATGTAAGACAATACAGTCAAAATGATTCAGATGAAGTTAAGCTAGAAGTGTTTATCTCTAAACTAAAACAGACAGTTGAAAGTAGAACCCTTTAAAATAAAGTATGTTAAACATTGCTTTGTCTTAAAGCTGTTAAAAGCCCTTTCAAGCAGCGTGACTTGTTTTATATTGAAGATCATATATAAACCACCAATACCGGCTAATTTAAAACATACTTTTATACCACGATACCAGCTAATAGTGGAAAATGACTGTTCCTGAATCGGGCGCTTTCGCGGAATAACATGTTCATCACTTGGAACCAGATTGTGGGATAAGCATGGTGTCAATCTTCTTGGGAAAACTATACAAAAAAAGCTTGGACTACATTTCAGAAGAACAGTCCAAGCCTTTTTGCATTTCAAGCAATAAATTAGTCAATTAGAACCTGCTTCCGAAGGCTGCTCCCTTCGGTGATATACGTTCAATTTCCGCCAGGTCTTCATTTGTAAGGGGAATTTGAGTGGCTTCAAGATTTTCTTTGACTCTTTCTAACCGCTTGGTTCCTGGAATGGGGACGATTTGATCTCCCTGTGCCAACAGCCATGCCAATGCAAGCTGTGCAGTCGTACATCCTTTTTGCATAGCCATTTTTTCTATGCGAGAGGCTAACTCTACATTTTTAGTGAAGTTTTCACCTTGAAAACGAGAATACATTTCCTGTGGGTAATCCTTTGAGAGATCATCCAATTTTTTAACCTGACCTGTCAAGAATCCCCTGCCTAGCGGACTGTATGGGACGAGGCCAATTCCTAGTTCTTTGAGTAGCGGCAGAACTTCGTCTTCTACATCTCTACTCCACAAGGAATATTCCGTTTCCACTGCGGTAATCGGATGTACCGCATGTGCGCGACGAATGATATCAGCTGGCGCTTCTGACAGGCCGATATAACGAACTTTACCCTGTTTAACTAGATCATCTAAGGCTCCAATAGTTTCTTCGATAGGAACATTCGGGTCATACCGATGCTGATAGTAGAGATCAATGTAATCAATTCCGAGACTATACAGACTAGCGTCAACGGACTTTTTAACATAAGCCGGATCCCCCTTAAAACCTTGATTATGAGTGATTCCAAATTTTGTTGCGATTACAGCTTCATCACGCCTTCCCTTTAATGCCTTGCCCAACAGCTTTTCATTATCTCCAAACCTTGCCTCAAGATAACCATCATTTCCGTAAAGGTCTGCGGTGTCAAACAAAGTGACACCATTATCCAAAGCTCCTCGAATTGTATCAACAGAAGATTGGTTGTCGGGCATGGTCATCGTACCGTGTCCGATAGCGGAAACCTCCAACCCTTCATTCCCGAGCTTTCGTTTTGGAATGTCATGATTATAAGTCATTAGAATGTCCTCCTTTAATTTGTGATATGCTTTTATCTTAACGAATAAACGTGGTTACAACCACTGCATGTTTATACTAGTAATGGTAGTAACAGGATGTAAAAGTTGACCATATTAAAACACCTGTATCAACCAGTTAAGTTGGACAAATCATTTAATCTTAAGCAAAATGAAAGCTATACTGGTAATGCGATGAAGAAAGGAATGAATCAAGTCTTATGCAGAAAAGTGTACATTCCAAGGTGTTTGGTCAATTTTTAAAGTCCAGACGAGAGCGAGTTCAACCTGAAGAAGTTGGCATTCACATGACTTCGGGGCGACGAAGAACGCCGGGGTTGCGCCGGGAAGAGGTTGCTTATCTTAGTCATGTTAGTGTGACGTATTATACATGGCTAGAACAGGGAAAAGACATTCAACCTTCACAGGAAGTTTTATTGAATATCAGCCAGGCGTTACAGCTTAGTCCTGACGAGAAAGAACACCTTTTCAATTTAGCGTATAATGAAACATTATCACTGCCGGTTGAAGAACAATATAATGATTCATTGCAAACAACAGTTGACAATTTACCATTCCCATCCTTCATTACGGATCAACGTTCCAAGGTTATATTTTGGAATCGTGAGGCTGAATCAATGCTTTTTCCGTTTTCCTCGTGTGCTTTCGAAGAACGGTATTTACTACAACTCCTATTTTTGGAGGGAAGTATTCGGGATCGTATTCAAAATTGGGATGAGTTTTCAACCTATTCGGTTGCAGTCTTTCGGGGCATTTATGACCGCTTTCCCGAAGACCCAATTCTAAATCAGCTACTAGTAGATCTGAAACAGCAAAGCAAATTGTTCCGAGAATTATGGGAACAGCATCACATCGAGCAGAAGAAAATAAGTTTCATTTCGATAAATGACGAGCAAGGCCAAACTAAACATTTTCGCATTCATTCCGCTACCCATGTGGATGGAAATGAAGATCTTTATTGGTGTATGTATGTTCCTGTCTCTTAAAGTACTGTCCACAGCAAATTTTAGCGTGTGGTGAAATACACCCTTAATCTTCCTCAAACGGGCGCAGTTGGGGAATAAAGACCAGCTCCCAAATGCCATTGTAGTGCACGTTTATGTAACACGATAAGGTAGAAGGGAACAAGTGCCTGTCAGTTAGAGCATCGTTATTTGGTTCGTGTATAATACAGTTCATGAGCATACTGCTTAATAAAGTTATGGGCAGTCTGCTAGAATATATTCGAGAATGATAAAGGGAGGAAGTGCTATATGAGTCGACACATTGCAGTCCTTGTAACAGACATGGTAGAAGAAATTGAATTAACTGATCCTGTGAAAGCTTACAAAGAAGCTGGGCATACGGTAGATATTATCAGTAATGAAGCAAAAAAAACCATCAATGGCAAAAATGGGGACGAAATACAAGCAGATAGAGGCATAGATGAAGTAAATGCAAACGATTATGATGCATTACTCGTACCTGGCGGGTTTTCTCCTGACTTACTACGTATTAATCCGAAGAATAGTGAGTTTGCGAAAACATTTTTCCAAGATAATAAACCCATATTTTCAATTTGCCATGGTCCACAGTTTCTCGTTAATACAGACCAACTAAAAGGTAGAGAGCTAACAAGCTTTGTTTCCGTAAGAAAAGACTTGGAAAATGCAGGAGCAACTGTAAAAGATGAAGAAGTAATCGTAGATGGAAACCTTGTAACAAGCAGAACACCTGATGATCTTCCTGCATTCAATCGCGAATCTCTAAAGCTTTTAGAAAAATAATTCGTCGATCGTATAGGGGGGCTGTTAATCATGCAGCCTCTCTTTATTTTTTATTTGATAATAGATAAAGCGCTCATGCCCATCTGCCATGATCTTCCTCAAAACCAGCTAATAGTTGTCAACATTTTTCATTAAAAATCTTAAGTTTTCCATGCTATACTAAAAATGAACATGCCAAATAACCTTCCGTTATGCTCTGGTTGGAAGATTTTGTATTTAAATTGATTAATATAGTTTTTAAGCTATATCTAGGAAAGTTGTATTACTTTTAAGCATTGCAAAAATCCAATGTAAAAGCTTATTAACACAAGCGATGATCGCTACTCTAAAAGGTTTACCTTCATCGCGTTTCTTATCGTAAAATTCTCTTAATCTTTTATTACGTGGAATGATTTCCACGCTTGTTTTCTTTTTACGAGCGTCTCGTATTCCGCATTGAACAGCCATAAATAGAGCTTGTCTTAATCTGCTAGATCCTCTTTTGGTAATACGGTTTACGGAAGCTGTAAACTTACCAGAGGAGTACACACTAGGATCGACTCCAGTGAATGCAACGAGCTTTTTGGGATGATTAAACCTTTCTATCTCACCAATTTCAGAAATTATCGTTGCCGCAATTTTTTCTCCGATACCTGGGATAGATTGGATTAATTCATATTCTTCAACTTCTTTGGCAAGGGCATCTATTTCAGCAGCTAACTTTGATAGATGCTCTTGGTATTGAAGAACAATATTTATCATTATTTCTAGGTTAATAATATGACTTTGATACAAGTTATTTTGAAATGGGTTACGAATTGCTGCATCTCGTAGCTTTTTTGCCTTTTCCTTAGCCCATTTATCTGAACGACTCTTACATAGTGAAGCTATTTTATCTGCTAAGACAGGTCCAGTGACACTTAAAACTGATTTCGATGTTGGAAATATTAAAAGTACCTGTAAAGAAACTTTTGAATACAGGTTCACAAATACTCCTCTATATTCAGGAAATACTTGGTCCAATATCGATTGAAGTTGTAGTTTGGTTTGTGCTGCTACACTTGAAATAGTTTCGTGCTGTCTTGTTAGATTACGAAGGTTTAAGAGGCGGATCCCTCTTTTCTTACTAGGTTCCAGTTCCTCTTTATAATAAAGCTCACACAGGTTGTAGGCATCTATGGCATCTGTTTTCACCTTTCGCAAACTTGAACTTTTCGCTCGATGTGCAATCAATGGATTAACAATAATATACATATATTGTTGTTCCTCTAAAAATTGAATAATAGGAGTATGGTAGTGTCCAGTCGATTCCAAAATAACCGAAGGTTTTCCCCCAGCTAGAGACTCAATCTCCTTTAAGAAGTCAAGAAATTTATTAAGCTCTTTAACATTATGCAGGATACTAAAACTTTTACGATAAGGCTCTCCCTTATCTAAAAACGCTTGAATCTGACTTTCCCCTTTGGCAACATCCAGACCAATGACTGGATTCATACGATTTCTCCTCCTTTAAATGTACGTAATGTCGGTATCCCCTAAGGCTTCTTGTAACGTCGTAGGTTCGCTTGTTAAACGGGATCATTGTCCCAACCAGCCTGAAACACGTTTATACAAGTAGGGGGTGAACAGTTTTGCGGACGGGATCTTAGCCCCACGGGCGCTACGTTCTACCCCGACTACCGTTAATAATAAGACCATATTAAAAAAGGTCAACCAGTAAAAAATCTGGCTAACCTTATATTACGAACGGGCGCGTTTGTTGAAAATCAAAAGCTTAATTTCTCACTAAAATACTGAGGAATTAAGCTTTTTTTATCTTTTAAAATCCTTAACGTTGTAAATCCGCATTTTCCTGACGTTACCCCTTATAGGAGAGGAGAGCCGTTTGTGCTTCCCTCTCTTTTTTTATAAAGAAAGCTGTTCCGGCTTAACATTCACCGAATGGGTAATTACACATAAATTAAAAGGGAGAAACACCATTGTTGGATTCCTTTGGAGAAGAAGTGGCTGGATTTATCATATAAATAAATCCAAACAGGATCCGTTTTTTTCCAATGTTTCTAATTGGGAGGACTTTTGAATATGATAAGTTTTTATTCTTTTCACGGTGTCATCACTGCGATTAGTGATTTTATAGTTGGAGCAGATGGAGAAGGAGAAGGTTGTTATAAATTACTAACTGTTGAAAACGGATTGGGACGAATTGTTAATTTCGTTGTTGCGTCTACAACTTACTTTGTCGATCAAGCTATGGTGGCGGTTGGTGACAGAGTAACGGGATATTATGATGGGAGTGCCCCGGTTCCATTAATCTATCCACCACAATACCGTGCACTTGTCATGGTAAAACACAGTTCGCCACAAAATGTAAAAGTAGAATTTTTTAACAGCCAGTTGGTGAGCAGTGATGGCCAACTAAAGTTACATGTATCCCCATTTACTCTAATAAGGTTACCGAATGGGCAAGCATTTTCAAAAGAAATTGCCAATCGAAATCTAATTGTTATCTATGGCTCCTCTACAAAAAGTATCCCAGCTCAAACTACTCCGTATAAAATAATAGTTTGGTGCTAGGTGTTATTAAATTGACCCGGTTCTATCATTAAAAAGACATCATTTACTTATGGTACGGTTCTCCTCGATTAATCTTAAAAGCCCGATAAATTTGCTCCACCAGCACCAGCCGCATCAACTGATGAGGAAACGTCATTTTAGAAAACGAAAGTCCGAAGTCCCTTCGCTGCATAACTTCATCACTCAACCCCAGTGATCCGCCAATGACAAAGGCGATCTTGCTCTTACCATAGGTAGCAAGGTCGTCCATTTTTTTGGCAAGTTTCTCCGATGTCAGCTGCTGGCCATCGATTTCCAGCGTTATAACATAGCTATCCGGATTGATTTTGCTCAGAATCCGCTCCCCTTCTTTTTGCTTCACTTCAAGCATTTGCGCTTCGCTTAAGTTTTCGGGAGCTTTTTCATCTGCAACTTCTATAACATCAACTTTAGCGTAAGGGCCAAGTCGTTTTACGTATTCTTGGATGCCTTGTTTCAAGTACTTCTCTTTTAGTTTCCCAACGGTTATGATAGTAATTTTCATGTCGTATCCTCCGTAAAAAAATGGTTACCCTTAGTGTACCATGTGGCCGGAGAACCTTTCATAATTTGAGTTAAAGAACAATCTATTTGGGTTAGCGAACAATCATGTTGAGTACGGGAACAATCTTCCCCCGTTAAGAAACAATCATGCCGAGTACGGGAACAATCCTCCTGAGAAGCGGAACAATCCCATGAAGTTACAGGACAATCCCCAGGGCAAACTCCCAGACATCTCACTCCTTATACTCCTCAAGCATGGAAATCCGCTCCATCATCGTTGGATGGCCATATCTGAAAAACTTGACGAGAGCGGGCGGATTCACGTCACTTAAGCCATTAACGGTTAATTTTTGAAAAGAGCCTACTGCTGCTTTTGGATCCTCGGTCATCTCGATAGCGTACTGGTCTGCTGCTTTTTCAGCTCCACGCGAAATGGCTAATTCAGCTGGACTTGACGCAAAGGACAACAAGGATAAGATGATAAACAATGCAGGCAGTGAGGATATATCAGCCACATGTTTCACACCCCAGCCTGCTCCCCATTTACGAACAACTACATGAAGAACTCGATAGGCAATGTACAAACCAATCAGACTGGAAAAAATGACAGCCGCTAGATTTAAATAAAGATGGTCCATCACATAATGGCCGATTTCGTGTGCCATAATGAACAAAACTTCTTTATCCTTCAGGTTATTTAAGGTCGTATCCCAAAGTACAATGCGCAGGTTCGAACCGATCCCATTTACATAAGCATTCATAGCGTTTGTTTCTTCAGACATATTGACCTGGTACACACGTTCAGCAGGAATGTCAGCTTCATCCGCAAGATTAAGGATCTTTTCCTCTAACATCGGATCATTTAATCTGGAGAAGTCATTGTAAAGCGGATCAATCACGACAGGCTGAATATACATCATAAAGATAAAGAAAGGGATAAGAAGGAACCAGGCATAGAGCCACCAGCGTTTCGTAAAGCGATTCATCAGCCAGTATAAAACAGTGATGAGAATAGTCATGATCAATGTCCCGATCCAGAAACTTAACAGCAGATCCTGCATCCAGCTTGAAAAACTTTGCGTTGAAATGCCGTATGTTACTGAAAGCTTGCGTTCAGCGTAATCGATCGGAAATGTAAGAATCCATGTAAATGCGGACAATAGTAATACATAAATAGGGATTTTAATGATGGAAAACCGGGAAACTCCTTCACCAAATCGCTTAAAAATGGAGGAAAGGCCAAAAACAAGTACACCTAAATAAATCAGTGCTTCTAAAGGAATTCCAATAAAAAATAAGAAATCCTTATATCTTGAGAATTCTTGACTCAATTCTAGTTCCTTCGTTGTCATAAAGGTAGATGGGTCGGCTGCTGTGCCTTGATAGGCAGCCGGCACTCCTGTACCAGCTATGTGGAACAAATAAAGATAGACGAGAAAGGCATAAATCGGGAAAAGAACAGCCGTCCACAGCACAAATCTTTTTTTCATCTTTTATTTAAGCCTCCGTTCTTTAATACACTCTATACTACTTGTACGAGTTCTATTCCTTTTTAGAACCTTCATTCTTTTTTAAGTAGTCTACGCCATTTAGTTATAAAGGAGGCTGTCAGCTTAACTGATGACAAAATAAGGTCAGCTCCATATGGAAGTGGAGCTGACCTTATAAGGAAGTTATTTTCAAAAATCAAACCATTACCATCTGTTCAAGTACTTTACTTTCCGTCTCATCTTCTTTCTGCAGCTCTTCAAAAGAATATACGCCTTCTACATAGATCTGATGCCACAGCATAAACACGAGTACCGTCCATATTTTTCTGGAGTAATCCCCTTTTTGCTGAACGTGTGCCTCCAGCAAATCAAGGACGACTGATTTATGAATGAGATGGTCTGTTTCACTTGTAACAATCAGTTTTTTCGCCCAGTCATACAATTCATTCCGCAGCCAATGGCGAATCGGTACAGGGAAGCCGAGCTTTTTACGATCCAGCACGTGATCCGGAACAATTCCGCGGGATGCTTTGCGTAAAATGGACTTCGTTGTACCGTCAGCAATCTTACTTGCAACCGGTAGCTCGCGAGCTACGTTAAACACTTCCTTATCGAGGAAAGGAACACGCAGTTCCAGTGAGTTCGCCATCGTCATTTTATCTGCTTTTAGTAAAATGTCTCCACGCAGCCATGTATGAATATCAACATATTGCATTTGGTGAACAGGATGATCATTCTCAACGTTTTCATACAGACTCTTCGTTAATGATTGATACGTACTGTCCTTGGAAAATTGCTTCAATAAATTTTCCTTCTCACGTTCTTCAAACATTTTCGCGTTGCCAATATAACGATCCTTCAATGGCGTGGTACCACGCTCAAGGAAGCTCTTGCCCCGGACGCCTTCAGGCAGCATATGCGCTACTTTTTGCAGGGCTTTTTTTACAACAGGCGGCATTGAATCAAATGCCTTCAATGACTCCGATTCACGATAAATATTATAGCCGCCGAAAAGCTCGTCTGCCCCTTCACCGGATAAAACGACCGTGACGTGCTTTCTTGCTTCTCGAGCAACAAAATAAAGCGGTACACAGGCCGGATCTGCTAATGGATCGTCCATGTGCCACATAATTTTAGGCAGCTTCTGAACGTATTCCTCAGGTGTGATGATGTATGAATGATTGGTTACGTTAAGTTTATCTGCTGTTTCTTTTGCTACGTCAACTTCTGAATAACCTTCACGCTCAAATCCTACAGAGAACGTTTTAATGTCTGGATTATATTCTCTGGCGATCGCCACGATGATCGATGAATCGATACCGCCAGATAGGAATGAACCTACAGGAACATCACTTCGCATGTGAACATCGACAGAATTATATAACGCATCCTGAATTTGTGAAATCATCCGATTCTCATCCGTAAGAACGGGTTGGAATGTAGCATGGAAATAACGCTCAATGACAAGCGGCTCATCTGGAGTTTTTACAAAATAATGACCCGGTTCCAGTTTTTGAACGCCTTCCGTTAATGTCATCGGTTCAGGGACATATTGATAGCTTAAATAGTGCTGCAAAGCCTCAGTATCTACCTTGCCGCCTGCTTCAGCCAGACTCTTCTTCTCAGATGCAAAACTTAAAGCATCGTCTGTCTTTGTATAAAACAATGGTTTAATGCCAAACGGGTCACGTGCCCCGTGCAAAGTATTCGTTTCCTTGTCCCAAATTAAAATAGCGAACATGCCCCGCAGCTTACTAAAGGCTTGTTCCTTCTGATCCTGGAATAGGACTGCAATCACTTCTGTGTCCGATTCTGTTTCGAAGGTATAACCTTTGTTCCTCAGCTGCTCGCGAAGTTCTACATAGTTATAAATTTCACCGTTGAAGACCATCCAGTAGCGATCATTCTCAAAGTGAAAGGGTTGATGACCACTCTCAATATCAATGATACTTAAGCGCCGAAATCCAAGTGAGATATATTCATCATGGTAATACCCTTCATCATCAGGGCCACGATGCTTAATAAAATTATTCTTTTTACTAAATTGTTGTTCATATTCCTGATTAACTTGATTTCCTTTGTTGTGTAATACCCCAATAAATCCGCACATAGGGAATCCTTCTTTCTTTTAGAGAAATTAGCGGGAAGCCTCGACACATTAGACTCACGTTCTCTCATGGTTATACTCCTAATGTACACGTTTTTAAAAACTGTATACTGCTTTTGAAGGAGAAAGTGTACAGCTCTCATATTTTGTCTAATGGTTTCCCAAAACGTTTGAAACAAGTCATTTAAAGCTGCTTGTCTATACAGATATTGTACCATGTTTTCTAATGCCTGTTATACCTAAATCTGACCATCCGGTGGCCTTGATGAACTTGAGAGCCTATTTCACTAATTAGACCTAAGTTGAAGACAAAAAGTTTCTTGTATACTACATTTTTCGTGGAAAAATTTGAATTGTGACTATTAATGGCGGAATTTATCATAAAATTTAACGATCTGAAAATAATTGTTTCACACGCTTTAGAACAGATTCTATATCTTTTGCACTCACATCATAGTTTGTTACGAATCTTACTGTTTCAGGTCCAAATGGAACTGCTAATACATCGATACTCTTTAAATCGGTCAGGAATTCATCAGCTGACTTTCCTAGGCCAGCTACATTAACCAGAACAATGTTGGTCTCTACTTGCCCTTCCAAACTTAGACCACCAATTTGGTCAAGTCCTTCAGCGAGTTGTCGGGCGTGTTCGTGATCTTCCGCTAATCGATCAACCATTTCGGATAAAGCTACTAATCCAGGTGCTGCAACCATACCCACCTGCCTCAGGCCGCCTCCCAGACGCTTGCGCCATTTTCGAGCTTTATTAATGAATTCATAAGAGCCGGATATGATTGAACCCATTGGAGCGCCGAGCCCTTTTGATAAACAAAACTGAACCGTATCCGCCTGAGCTGCATAATGTTCAAGTGATATACCTGACGCCACTGACGCATTGAACAACCTCGCTCCATCCAGGTGTACAGGGATCTGGCGCTCGCGAGCCACTTCATAAATGGCCTGCATATTTTCAAGTGGTACAACAGCTCCTCCGGCTTTATTATGGGTATTCTCTATACAAATAAGGCCGGTTTCTGGAAAATGAATATCCTCTGGACGGATAGCAGCCCGCACCTCTTCTGGGTCCATCGCTCCGCGGTTACCATGAATGGTTCGAGGCTGAACACCAGCCAATGCAGACATGGAGGCCCCTTCATATAAAAATAGATGGGAATTTGCCTCAAGCAGTACTTCATCACCTGGGTGACAATGTGTTAACACCGCCACCTGATTTCCCTGTGTTCCGCTTGTCACAAATAAAGCGGCTTCTTTACCAAGAAGTTTCGCAGCCATTTCCTCTAACAGGTGAACCGTAGGATCCTCGCCATATACATCATCTCCTACTTCGGCTTCAAAGGCAGCTTTTCTCATTGCTTGCGTTGGTTTTGTTACTGTATCACTTCGTAAATCGATCATATGTAATTCCTCCCTCATTTCCACCATTGTACGAAATAAACTTATTTCCGAACATCTTTTTGATCGCAGCATTTAATTTCAGAGTGATTTCTATATCAAGTGCACAACATGAAGGCCCTAATAGACATTTCTCGTATGTCGTTAGTAAAACCAGCTCATGTGTATGGATGGATGAACATATGTTTTCAATGATATGTGATTAACTAGCAGGTATTGTGGATAAACGCTAATACTGCGCCACCACTGTTATTCACATGTGGAAAGAAGGACTAACGAAAATAGTTACCCACAATTGTCCACAGACTTATACACACCCTATGTTAATTGGCTTTTACTAACAGGTTTTCCTAGGCTATGAACAAGTTATCCCCTGATTTTATCCACGCCTGTGCATAACTTAAAGTCTATATGGTAGTAGTATATATGTTCGCTACCATATATGCTATTTATCCATAGATTTATCAACATGCTGTGGATAAGTGTGTATGACTTCCGCTTAAAAAGGCGCATGCATTGATATGATCAATGCATGCGCCCTCATTTTTATTGCTGGGAACCTAACGTTACAGTAACCGTATTCTTTTCTCCGTCCCGATAATATGTGATTTCCATTTCATCACCAGGGTCTTTCTGTTTATAAAGATACTTGCGTAAGTCGATAATATCTTCTACCGGCTCACCATCGACCGCTGTAATGACATCAAGTGGTTCTAATCCAACTTTATCGGCAGGTGACATTCTCGTAATACTTCGAATGTATAAGCCGCCATCCACATCTTCAGGTAAATTCAAAGTGCTTCGCCATTCAGAAGTTGGAACTTGCGATAATGAGTAGGCTTCGATTCCTATGAATGCCCGATTAACTTGTCCATACTGCTCAAGCTCTGCGATGATCGGTTTAACTGTTTCAATTGGTATCGCAAAACCAATGCCTTCTACAGCTGACTGAGCGATTTTCATGGAGTTAATCCCAATGACTTGTCCTTCTATGTTTATAAGTGCTCCTCCGCTGTTTCCAGGGTTAATGGCTGCATCAGTTTGAATAACTTCTGATTGCCAGTCTTTTTGGCCGTCTCCATTAAAATCCTGAGGAATCGCCCGTTGTTTCCCGCTGATAATTCCTTTAGTGACGGATCCTGCAAATCGCAGGCCTAGAGGGTTTCCGATTGCAATAGCTGGTTCTCCTACTTGTAAGTTGTCAGATGAACCAAACTCAGCAACTTTCTTCACATTTTCACTCGACATCTTAAGTACTGCTAGATCAGTAAATACATCCCCGCCGACCAGCTGTGCTTTCTTCCTTGTACCATCGGAAAGAACGACTTCAATTTCGCTAGCCCCTTCAATGACGTGATAATTCGTCACTACATAGGCAGTGCCATCTTCTTTCTTATAAATAACTCCTGATCCGGCCCCTGCCTGCTCAGGATCCCCTCTCTGCTCCCAGAAATTTTGCTGAGATTGGAGGTTAATAACCCCTACAACTGCAGGAGATACTTCTTCCACCACTTTAGTAATTTGGCTTGTTACATCTAACTCGACTGTTTGTGCGGGGTCCTCATTGGGAGTACCCCCATCCTCAGCCGATTGTTGTTCATTTGGAGTAATATTATATGGCAGTATGTTTGTCTGGACCAGCGCTGGTAAAGCGAGCAGCACGAGAACTGCTCCAAGAACGACCCCAACGATCGTTGGCATAACAAAGCGACGTCGACCTTTTTGCCGCTGATTGGCTGGTGAATGATCGTCATAATAACCCACGTTTTCCACCTTTCCTTTCATTTCGGCTTTCCTTCTACCTATCTTATTGTTACCTTATCCCAACCCATTTAAAACCTGCTATACTTCATAAATTGGTGTGGCCTGTGCCGGATCGGTATCATGAAGCTCAATACGTGATCCAACCTCAAAGCCACGCTCTTCCAATACATTCTTAACGGACATACGGGCTAAATCCTTCATGTTATTATCGAGACTTAAATGTGCTAGATATATCCGTTTGGTCCGATCAGTTAATATATCAGACAGAGCGAGAGCAGAATCCTCGTTAGACACATGCCCTGAGTCGCCTAGAATCCTCCGCTTTACATTCCATGGATAGCGCCCCATGCGCAGCATACTCACATCATGATTGGATTCAAATATATAAGCATCAGCATCCTCAACAGTTTTTTTAATCCGTTCAGAAACATACCCTAAATCAGTAACGAGTGCCACC encodes the following:
- the asnB gene encoding asparagine synthase (glutamine-hydrolyzing): MCGFIGVLHNKGNQVNQEYEQQFSKKNNFIKHRGPDDEGYYHDEYISLGFRRLSIIDIESGHQPFHFENDRYWMVFNGEIYNYVELREQLRNKGYTFETESDTEVIAVLFQDQKEQAFSKLRGMFAILIWDKETNTLHGARDPFGIKPLFYTKTDDALSFASEKKSLAEAGGKVDTEALQHYLSYQYVPEPMTLTEGVQKLEPGHYFVKTPDEPLVIERYFHATFQPVLTDENRMISQIQDALYNSVDVHMRSDVPVGSFLSGGIDSSIIVAIAREYNPDIKTFSVGFEREGYSEVDVAKETADKLNVTNHSYIITPEEYVQKLPKIMWHMDDPLADPACVPLYFVAREARKHVTVVLSGEGADELFGGYNIYRESESLKAFDSMPPVVKKALQKVAHMLPEGVRGKSFLERGTTPLKDRYIGNAKMFEEREKENLLKQFSKDSTYQSLTKSLYENVENDHPVHQMQYVDIHTWLRGDILLKADKMTMANSLELRVPFLDKEVFNVARELPVASKIADGTTKSILRKASRGIVPDHVLDRKKLGFPVPIRHWLRNELYDWAKKLIVTSETDHLIHKSVVLDLLEAHVQQKGDYSRKIWTVLVFMLWHQIYVEGVYSFEELQKEDETESKVLEQMVMV
- the ltaE gene encoding low-specificity L-threonine aldolase, with protein sequence MIDLRSDTVTKPTQAMRKAAFEAEVGDDVYGEDPTVHLLEEMAAKLLGKEAALFVTSGTQGNQVAVLTHCHPGDEVLLEANSHLFLYEGASMSALAGVQPRTIHGNRGAMDPEEVRAAIRPEDIHFPETGLICIENTHNKAGGAVVPLENMQAIYEVARERQIPVHLDGARLFNASVASGISLEHYAAQADTVQFCLSKGLGAPMGSIISGSYEFINKARKWRKRLGGGLRQVGMVAAPGLVALSEMVDRLAEDHEHARQLAEGLDQIGGLSLEGQVETNIVLVNVAGLGKSADEFLTDLKSIDVLAVPFGPETVRFVTNYDVSAKDIESVLKRVKQLFSDR
- a CDS encoding S1C family serine protease codes for the protein MGYYDDHSPANQRQKGRRRFVMPTIVGVVLGAVLVLLALPALVQTNILPYNITPNEQQSAEDGGTPNEDPAQTVELDVTSQITKVVEEVSPAVVGVINLQSQQNFWEQRGDPEQAGAGSGVIYKKEDGTAYVVTNYHVIEGASEIEVVLSDGTRKKAQLVGGDVFTDLAVLKMSSENVKKVAEFGSSDNLQVGEPAIAIGNPLGLRFAGSVTKGIISGKQRAIPQDFNGDGQKDWQSEVIQTDAAINPGNSGGALINIEGQVIGINSMKIAQSAVEGIGFAIPIETVKPIIAELEQYGQVNRAFIGIEAYSLSQVPTSEWRSTLNLPEDVDGGLYIRSITRMSPADKVGLEPLDVITAVDGEPVEDIIDLRKYLYKQKDPGDEMEITYYRDGEKNTVTVTLGSQQ